The Candidatus Binataceae bacterium region CGGCGCCGTGTCGCGTAGAGATCGTAGTAGTCAGCGCCGTATCGCGGATAGCGTTTGAGGAACTCGAGGCACGAGGTGTTGGAGGTGACTGCAAAACGCCTTTCGTCGCGTCTGCCGATTAACAGATAGGCGGCGCCATTCTGCGCCGCGAGCCACTCGCACAGGCTCGGGACGGGAGTTAGCGGCAGCGCGACGAAGCGGGCGTGGGCGTACCAGGCGACGCGGCCGTCGCGCGCGACCACTGCGCCGGGATTGTCGCGGCTTGCGATCACCTTGCCGGCATAGCGCACCCCGCGCATGTCATAGCCGATCGGCCAGAGCGTTTGCGGGAGCAGAATCAGCGCGAAAATGACTGCCGGAACGGCCAGTGGCATCCGCAGGTTGCGGCTCGCGCAGATTCGCTGAAGCGTTAGCGAGAGCGTTTCGAGACCCAGCATCACCCATCCGAAAGTATATGGAATCAAATGAATCATAAACCGCGCTCCGGTATAGGAGAGCGTGAAGCCAAAGAAGTAGAAAGCGACCACCGCGGCGAGGAGCGCCTCGGCCGCGGATGCGAAGATTTTCCAGCCGCGCGTCCACCAGCCGGCGGCGAGCAGGATCATGACGACAGGACCCTCGGCCTGCGCAAAGTTGTAACAGGAGACGAGAAAATCGCCGCGCACCTTGACGAAATAGAGTCGCGGGTTGGCGATCAGCGCCGTCAGCGGCGCGGCGTCGGGGGAAAAGCCGAGGCGCCGCCACGTCGCCGGGTCATGGGCCACACTCCCCATCCCGAACATCATCGCCGCGGTGAACTCGCGTCCAACACTCCAATGGCCGGTTACGGCATGGAGAAAAATCGCATAGGGCGCGATGAGCGTCAGCGCCGCAAGCGCGAAAGCCGCGGCCAGTTGC contains the following coding sequences:
- a CDS encoding glycosyltransferase family 39 protein, encoding MSNVARAPKLPADLRADHEGWRGIAAIGFCGLAIRLYLSLTNFCISGDGAAYLGLAGDFARGEWKKPLGAIFSPLYPLLVAGLHRLVPDWELAGNLVSAIMGTGAIVSVYLMTRAAFARRDLALGAAALTAIHPDLAAYAASVRTEAGYIFLTTSAVWLMLIARREQRVATAALAGVSAGLAYLYRTEAIGLVFLLAVFPLAAALVWRDESLAKSSQLAAAFALAALTLIAPYAIFLHAVTGHWSVGREFTAAMMFGMGSVAHDPATWRRLGFSPDAAPLTALIANPRLYFVKVRGDFLVSCYNFAQAEGPVVMILLAAGWWTRGWKIFASAAEALLAAVVAFYFFGFTLSYTGARFMIHLIPYTFGWVMLGLETLSLTLQRICASRNLRMPLAVPAVIFALILLPQTLWPIGYDMRGVRYAGKVIASRDNPGAVVARDGRVAWYAHARFVALPLTPVPSLCEWLAAQNGAAYLLIGRRDERRFAVTSNTSCLEFLKRYPRYGADYYDLYATRRR